In Erpetoichthys calabaricus chromosome 4, fErpCal1.3, whole genome shotgun sequence, one genomic interval encodes:
- the ing1 gene encoding inhibitor of growth protein 1 isoform X1 encodes MLSPANGDPLHVVNYVEDYLDSVESLPFDLQRNVSLMREIDAKYQEILKELDENYEKHKKETDPVQKKRLQHLIQRALIRSQELGDEKIQIVSQMVELVENRTRQVDSHIELFETNPEPSESVITPGKTSQEKCRNENSNSSEKPSNKRSRRQRNNENRENASNNHDHSEEITAGTPKEKKPKTSKKKKRSKAKAEREASPADLPIDPNEPTYCLCNQVSYGEMIGCDNDECPIEWFHFSCVALNHKPKGKWYCPKCRGENEKTMDKALEKSKKERAYNR; translated from the exons ATGCTGAGCCCTGCGAACGGGGATCCGCTGCACGTTGTCAACTATGTGGAGGACTATCTGGACTCTGTCGAGTCCCTGCCTTTCGACCTGCAGAGAAACGTCTCCTTGATGAGGGAGATCGACGCCAAATATCAAG agaTTTTAAAAGAGTTGGACGAAAATTATGAGAAACACAAAAAGGAGACGGACCCGGTGCAGAAGAAAAGGTTGCAACACCTCATCCAGAGGGCTTTGATCCGTAGCCAAGAACTTGGGGACGAGAAAATTCAGATAGTGAGTCAGATGGTGGAGCTGGTCGAAAACCGAACCAGACAAGTAGACAGTCACATAGAACTGTTTGAGACCAATCCAGAACCCAGCGAGAGCGTGATCACGCCCGGTAAAACCAGTCAAGAGAAATGTCGAAACGAGAACAGCAACTCCAGTGAGAAGCCCAGCAATAAGAGATCGAGACGACAGAGGAACAACGAGAACCGGGAAAACGCATCCAATAATCACGACCACAGTGAGGAGATCACAGCTGGCACGCCCAAGGAGAAAAAACCCAAAACCTCCAAGAAAAAGAAGCGTTCGAAAGCGAAGGCGGAGAGGGAGGCCTCTCCGGCAGACCTGCCCATCGACCCCAACGAGCCCACTTACTGTTTGTGCAACCAGGTGTCGTACGGGGAGATGATCGGTTGTGACAACGATGAGTGCCCCATCGAGTGGTTTCACTTTTCGTGCGTGGCACTTAATCACAAGCCCAAAGGGAAGTGGTACTGCCCCAAGTGCCGGGGAGAGAATGAGAAAACGATGGACAAAGCTCTGGAGAAGTCAAAAAAAGAGAGAGCGTACAACAGGTAG
- the ing1 gene encoding inhibitor of growth protein 1 isoform X2, with protein MMAVDWALLFGGQEILKELDENYEKHKKETDPVQKKRLQHLIQRALIRSQELGDEKIQIVSQMVELVENRTRQVDSHIELFETNPEPSESVITPGKTSQEKCRNENSNSSEKPSNKRSRRQRNNENRENASNNHDHSEEITAGTPKEKKPKTSKKKKRSKAKAEREASPADLPIDPNEPTYCLCNQVSYGEMIGCDNDECPIEWFHFSCVALNHKPKGKWYCPKCRGENEKTMDKALEKSKKERAYNR; from the exons ATGATGGCTGTTGACTGGGCACTGCTGTTTGGTGGGCAGG agaTTTTAAAAGAGTTGGACGAAAATTATGAGAAACACAAAAAGGAGACGGACCCGGTGCAGAAGAAAAGGTTGCAACACCTCATCCAGAGGGCTTTGATCCGTAGCCAAGAACTTGGGGACGAGAAAATTCAGATAGTGAGTCAGATGGTGGAGCTGGTCGAAAACCGAACCAGACAAGTAGACAGTCACATAGAACTGTTTGAGACCAATCCAGAACCCAGCGAGAGCGTGATCACGCCCGGTAAAACCAGTCAAGAGAAATGTCGAAACGAGAACAGCAACTCCAGTGAGAAGCCCAGCAATAAGAGATCGAGACGACAGAGGAACAACGAGAACCGGGAAAACGCATCCAATAATCACGACCACAGTGAGGAGATCACAGCTGGCACGCCCAAGGAGAAAAAACCCAAAACCTCCAAGAAAAAGAAGCGTTCGAAAGCGAAGGCGGAGAGGGAGGCCTCTCCGGCAGACCTGCCCATCGACCCCAACGAGCCCACTTACTGTTTGTGCAACCAGGTGTCGTACGGGGAGATGATCGGTTGTGACAACGATGAGTGCCCCATCGAGTGGTTTCACTTTTCGTGCGTGGCACTTAATCACAAGCCCAAAGGGAAGTGGTACTGCCCCAAGTGCCGGGGAGAGAATGAGAAAACGATGGACAAAGCTCTGGAGAAGTCAAAAAAAGAGAGAGCGTACAACAGGTAG